From a single Piliocolobus tephrosceles isolate RC106 chromosome 21, ASM277652v3, whole genome shotgun sequence genomic region:
- the FCAR gene encoding immunoglobulin alpha Fc receptor isoform X5, which yields MRAPHCSVTTKAGDFPTPFISTSSSPVVPWGGSVKIQCQAIPDAYVTRLMMLKNSTYKKRDEKLGFWNTTPEFIIDHMDANKAGRYQCQYRIGLSRFRYSDTLELVVTGLYGKPSLSADRGPVLMRGENISVTCSSAHIPFDRFSLAKEGELCLPQHQSGEHRANFSLGPVDLNVSGSYRCYGWYNRSPYLWSFPSNALELVVTDSINRDCTMQNLIRMAVAGLVLVALLAILVENWHSHKALNKEASADVAEPSWSHQICQPGWTFAQTPSVCK from the exons ATGAGGGCTCCTCACTGCTCGGTCACCACCAAAGCCG gGGACTTTCCCACGCCTTTCATATCTACCAGTTCAAGTCCTGTGGTTCCCTGGGGTGGGTCTGTGAAAATCCAGTGCCAGGCCATTCCTGACGCTTACGTGACCAGGCTGATGATGCTCAAAAACTCCACGTACAAGAAGAGAGACGAAAAACTGGGGTTTTGGAATACTACGCCTGAGTTCATCATTGACCACATGGACGCAAACAAAGCAGGGCGCTATCAGTGCCAATATAGGATAGGGCTCTCCAGGTTCCGGTACAGTGACACCCTGGAGCTGGTGGTGACAG GCTTGTATGGCAAACCTTCCCTCTCTGCAGATCGGGGTCCGGTGTTGATGCggggagagaatatttctgtcaCGTGCAGCTCAGCACACATCCCATTTGATAGATTTTCACTGGCCAAGGAGGGAGAACTTTGTCTGCCACAGCACCAAAGTGGGGAACACCGGGCCAACTTCTCTCTGGGTCCTGTGGACCTCAATGTCTCAGGGAGCTACAGGTGCTATGGCTGGTACAACAGGAGCCCCTACCTGTGGTCCTTCCCCAGTAATGCCCTGGAGCTTGTGGTCACAG ACTCCATAAACCGAGATTGCACAATGCAGAACTTGATCCGCATGGCCGTGGCGGGACTGGTCCTGGTGGCTCTCTTGGCCATACTGGTTGAAAATTGGCACAGCCATAAGGCGCTGAACAAGGAAGCCTCGGCAGACGTGGCTGAACCGAGCTGGAGCCACCAGATATGTCAGCCAGGATGGACCTTTGCACAAACACCAAGTGTCTGCAAGTAA
- the FCAR gene encoding immunoglobulin alpha Fc receptor isoform X1 encodes MDPKETTLLCLVLCLGQRIQAQEGDFPTPFISTSSSPVVPWGGSVKIQCQAIPDAYVTRLMMLKNSTYKKRDEKLGFWNTTPEFIIDHMDANKAGRYQCQYRIGLSRFRYSDTLELVVTGLYGKPSLSADRGPVLMRGENISVTCSSAHIPFDRFSLAKEGELCLPQHQSGEHRANFSLGPVDLNVSGSYRCYGWYNRSPYLWSFPSNALELVVTDSINRDCTMQNLIRMAVAGLVLVALLAILVENWHSHKALNKEASADVAEPSWSHQICQPGWTFAQTPSVCK; translated from the exons gGGACTTTCCCACGCCTTTCATATCTACCAGTTCAAGTCCTGTGGTTCCCTGGGGTGGGTCTGTGAAAATCCAGTGCCAGGCCATTCCTGACGCTTACGTGACCAGGCTGATGATGCTCAAAAACTCCACGTACAAGAAGAGAGACGAAAAACTGGGGTTTTGGAATACTACGCCTGAGTTCATCATTGACCACATGGACGCAAACAAAGCAGGGCGCTATCAGTGCCAATATAGGATAGGGCTCTCCAGGTTCCGGTACAGTGACACCCTGGAGCTGGTGGTGACAG GCTTGTATGGCAAACCTTCCCTCTCTGCAGATCGGGGTCCGGTGTTGATGCggggagagaatatttctgtcaCGTGCAGCTCAGCACACATCCCATTTGATAGATTTTCACTGGCCAAGGAGGGAGAACTTTGTCTGCCACAGCACCAAAGTGGGGAACACCGGGCCAACTTCTCTCTGGGTCCTGTGGACCTCAATGTCTCAGGGAGCTACAGGTGCTATGGCTGGTACAACAGGAGCCCCTACCTGTGGTCCTTCCCCAGTAATGCCCTGGAGCTTGTGGTCACAG ACTCCATAAACCGAGATTGCACAATGCAGAACTTGATCCGCATGGCCGTGGCGGGACTGGTCCTGGTGGCTCTCTTGGCCATACTGGTTGAAAATTGGCACAGCCATAAGGCGCTGAACAAGGAAGCCTCGGCAGACGTGGCTGAACCGAGCTGGAGCCACCAGATATGTCAGCCAGGATGGACCTTTGCACAAACACCAAGTGTCTGCAAGTAA
- the FCAR gene encoding immunoglobulin alpha Fc receptor isoform X2 translates to MMLKNSTYKKRDEKLGFWNTTPEFIIDHMDANKAGRYQCQYRIGLSRFRYSDTLELVVTGLYGKPSLSADRGPVLMRGENISVTCSSAHIPFDRFSLAKEGELCLPQHQSGEHRANFSLGPVDLNVSGSYRCYGWYNRSPYLWSFPSNALELVVTDSINRDCTMQNLIRMAVAGLVLVALLAILVENWHSHKALNKEASADVAEPSWSHQICQPGWTFAQTPSVCK, encoded by the exons ATGATGCTCAAAAACTCCACGTACAAGAAGAGAGACGAAAAACTGGGGTTTTGGAATACTACGCCTGAGTTCATCATTGACCACATGGACGCAAACAAAGCAGGGCGCTATCAGTGCCAATATAGGATAGGGCTCTCCAGGTTCCGGTACAGTGACACCCTGGAGCTGGTGGTGACAG GCTTGTATGGCAAACCTTCCCTCTCTGCAGATCGGGGTCCGGTGTTGATGCggggagagaatatttctgtcaCGTGCAGCTCAGCACACATCCCATTTGATAGATTTTCACTGGCCAAGGAGGGAGAACTTTGTCTGCCACAGCACCAAAGTGGGGAACACCGGGCCAACTTCTCTCTGGGTCCTGTGGACCTCAATGTCTCAGGGAGCTACAGGTGCTATGGCTGGTACAACAGGAGCCCCTACCTGTGGTCCTTCCCCAGTAATGCCCTGGAGCTTGTGGTCACAG ACTCCATAAACCGAGATTGCACAATGCAGAACTTGATCCGCATGGCCGTGGCGGGACTGGTCCTGGTGGCTCTCTTGGCCATACTGGTTGAAAATTGGCACAGCCATAAGGCGCTGAACAAGGAAGCCTCGGCAGACGTGGCTGAACCGAGCTGGAGCCACCAGATATGTCAGCCAGGATGGACCTTTGCACAAACACCAAGTGTCTGCAAGTAA
- the NCR1 gene encoding natural cytotoxicity triggering receptor 1 isoform X2, producing MPSTLRALLCVGLCLSQRISAPKQTLPKPIIRAKSTYMVPKEKQATLCCQGNYGAVEYQLHFEGSVFAVERPNPPEQINEVKFHIPDMNSRKAGQYSCVYRVGELWSEPSNLLDLVVTEMYDTPTLSVHPGPEVTSGEKVTFYCRLDTATSMFLLLKEGRSRDIQRRHGKVQAEFPMGPVTTAHGGTYRCFGSYNNYAWSFPSEPVTLLVTGDTENTSLAPTDPIFPDSWDTCLLTTETGLQKDLALWDYTAQNLLRMGLAFLVLVALVWLLVEDWLSRKRTREQASRAST from the exons ATGCCTTCCACGCTCCGTGCCCTGCTCTGCGTCG GGCTGTGTCTGAGCCAGAGGATCAGCGCCCCGAAGC AGACTCTCCCAAAACCGATCATCAGGGCCAAATCCACTTACATGGTTCCAAAGGAAAAGCAAGCGACCCTCTGTTGCCAGGGAAATTATGGAGCTGTTGAATACCAGCTGCATTTTGAAGGAAGTGTTTTTGCCGTGGAGAGACCAAATCCCCCTGAACAGATTAACGAAGTCAAATTCCACATCCCGGACATGAACTCCCGCAAGGCAGGGCAATACAGCTGCGTCTATCGGGTTGGGGAGCTCTGGTCAGAGCCCAGCAACTTGCTGGATCTGGTGGTAACAG AAATGTATGACACACCCACCCTCTCGGTTCATCCTGGACCTGAAGTGACCTCAGGAGAGAAGGTGACCTTCTACTGCCGTCTAGACACTGCAACAAGCATGTTCTTACTGCTCAAGGAGGGAAGATCCAGAGACATACAGCGCAGACACGGGAAGGTCCAGGCGGAGTTCCCCATGGGCCCTGTGACCACAGCCCACGGAGGGACATACCGATGTTTTGGCTCCTATAACAACTATGCCTGGTCTTTCCCCAGTGAGCCAGTGACGCTCCTGGTCACAG GCGACACTGAGAACACCAGCCTTGCACCTACAGACCCCATATTTCCTG ACTCTTGGGACACCTGCCTTTTAACCACCGAGACGGGACTCCAGAAAG ACCTTGCCCTGTGGGACTACACTGCCCAGAATCTCCTTCGGATGGGCCTGGCCTTCCTGGTGCTGGTGGCTCTAGTGTGGCTCCTGGTTGAAGATTGGCTCAGCAGGAAGAGGACTAGAGAGCAAGCCAGCAGAGCTTCCACTtag
- the NCR1 gene encoding natural cytotoxicity triggering receptor 1 isoform X1 — MPSTLRALLCVGLCLSQRISAPKQTLPKPIIRAKSTYMVPKEKQATLCCQGNYGAVEYQLHFEGSVFAVERPNPPEQINEVKFHIPDMNSRKAGQYSCVYRVGELWSEPSNLLDLVVTEMYDTPTLSVHPGPEVTSGEKVTFYCRLDTATSMFLLLKEGRSRDIQRRHGKVQAEFPMGPVTTAHGGTYRCFGSYNNYAWSFPSEPVTLLVTGDTENTSLAPTDPIFPADSWDTCLLTTETGLQKDLALWDYTAQNLLRMGLAFLVLVALVWLLVEDWLSRKRTREQASRAST, encoded by the exons ATGCCTTCCACGCTCCGTGCCCTGCTCTGCGTCG GGCTGTGTCTGAGCCAGAGGATCAGCGCCCCGAAGC AGACTCTCCCAAAACCGATCATCAGGGCCAAATCCACTTACATGGTTCCAAAGGAAAAGCAAGCGACCCTCTGTTGCCAGGGAAATTATGGAGCTGTTGAATACCAGCTGCATTTTGAAGGAAGTGTTTTTGCCGTGGAGAGACCAAATCCCCCTGAACAGATTAACGAAGTCAAATTCCACATCCCGGACATGAACTCCCGCAAGGCAGGGCAATACAGCTGCGTCTATCGGGTTGGGGAGCTCTGGTCAGAGCCCAGCAACTTGCTGGATCTGGTGGTAACAG AAATGTATGACACACCCACCCTCTCGGTTCATCCTGGACCTGAAGTGACCTCAGGAGAGAAGGTGACCTTCTACTGCCGTCTAGACACTGCAACAAGCATGTTCTTACTGCTCAAGGAGGGAAGATCCAGAGACATACAGCGCAGACACGGGAAGGTCCAGGCGGAGTTCCCCATGGGCCCTGTGACCACAGCCCACGGAGGGACATACCGATGTTTTGGCTCCTATAACAACTATGCCTGGTCTTTCCCCAGTGAGCCAGTGACGCTCCTGGTCACAG GCGACACTGAGAACACCAGCCTTGCACCTACAGACCCCATATTTCCTG CAGACTCTTGGGACACCTGCCTTTTAACCACCGAGACGGGACTCCAGAAAG ACCTTGCCCTGTGGGACTACACTGCCCAGAATCTCCTTCGGATGGGCCTGGCCTTCCTGGTGCTGGTGGCTCTAGTGTGGCTCCTGGTTGAAGATTGGCTCAGCAGGAAGAGGACTAGAGAGCAAGCCAGCAGAGCTTCCACTtag